Proteins encoded in a region of the Paenibacillus pedocola genome:
- a CDS encoding cache domain-containing sensor histidine kinase encodes MQAEEAAIIIKTTLQKLFEPLIERVSRRLANKLILLFSIIIILVVTSLTFISYGMLRKESVNSSIASTSNNLLLVGRNLESYLDGIEQLSLPQISYDEIAYAILHESEDYASKMYVENYLKNLYFSRGDLEAIYLYVIKEHKYYYVTKENYNITVRVAEHPPIENLTWYKRALQSPNNRSYQSFVTDNVEKGDYPVNTDTSFMGYHRLLRSIASREPQAVLSLYFNSSVTDEIMKDVPFSEGEHLMYVSPDDEPFVVDDEDFFAKSAASGLLQQLSPAKGGQLTWSDEEEKYLVIYDINKKEGWKLIKPIPYKEIYEAATTTRKLNYLIGLLFLIASVILVSFISNRITSPLKNLSLQMKRFSTGSFDAEARVEGNDEIAYLSRHFNKMVEKTNELINERYKMKIVEKNAVLKALEAEINPHFLYNALQAISTKALKNNNDDIVEMVDNLALTLRYCISGRDVVQASEELRHIERYLALQKARFGTRMQVVYDWEESLKELRIPKLSIQTLVENCIKHALEKVSSTITIRIEAHITPAYSVISVVDNGPGISAERLEEVLSSLQIQWEELGGDTAEDGGHESIGLKNLNTRLKLLYGEEAGLVITSDGNGTTMDMRLPRGGLGQHV; translated from the coding sequence ATGCAAGCGGAGGAGGCTGCGATTATCATAAAAACAACCCTGCAAAAGCTGTTCGAGCCGCTGATAGAGCGGGTTTCGCGCCGTCTGGCCAACAAACTGATCCTGCTGTTCTCCATTATTATTATCCTCGTGGTAACCTCACTGACGTTCATTTCCTATGGCATGCTGCGTAAGGAATCCGTGAACAGCAGCATAGCGAGCACGAGCAACAACCTGCTGCTGGTGGGCCGGAACCTGGAAAGCTACCTTGATGGCATAGAGCAGTTATCCCTGCCGCAAATTTCCTATGACGAAATCGCCTATGCTATTCTCCACGAATCGGAGGACTATGCCTCCAAGATGTATGTGGAGAATTATCTGAAGAACCTGTATTTTTCACGGGGCGACCTGGAGGCGATTTACCTCTATGTCATCAAGGAGCACAAATATTATTATGTCACCAAAGAGAACTATAATATTACCGTCCGGGTCGCTGAACATCCGCCGATCGAGAATCTGACCTGGTACAAGCGTGCGCTGCAAAGCCCGAATAACCGCTCGTACCAGTCGTTTGTAACAGATAACGTGGAGAAAGGCGATTATCCGGTCAATACGGATACCAGCTTCATGGGCTATCACCGGCTGCTGCGCTCCATAGCTTCCCGTGAGCCGCAGGCAGTATTGTCTCTATACTTCAATTCAAGCGTGACGGATGAGATTATGAAGGACGTTCCCTTTTCGGAAGGGGAGCATCTGATGTATGTCAGCCCGGATGATGAGCCGTTTGTGGTCGATGACGAGGATTTCTTTGCGAAAAGCGCCGCAAGCGGGCTGCTGCAGCAGCTGAGCCCGGCAAAGGGCGGACAGCTCACCTGGTCTGATGAAGAGGAGAAGTACCTCGTCATTTATGACATCAACAAAAAAGAGGGCTGGAAGCTGATCAAGCCGATTCCCTATAAAGAGATTTACGAAGCGGCGACAACAACCCGCAAGCTCAATTATTTGATCGGGCTGCTCTTTCTGATTGCCTCGGTCATTCTGGTAAGCTTCATCTCCAACCGGATCACAAGCCCGCTGAAAAATCTGTCTCTGCAGATGAAAAGGTTCAGTACAGGCAGCTTCGATGCCGAAGCCAGGGTAGAAGGCAATGATGAAATAGCCTACCTGTCCCGGCATTTTAATAAAATGGTTGAGAAGACGAATGAGCTGATCAATGAACGCTATAAAATGAAAATCGTTGAAAAAAACGCAGTGCTCAAAGCACTTGAGGCGGAAATTAACCCGCATTTCTTATATAATGCCCTGCAAGCGATTTCCACCAAGGCGCTGAAAAACAATAATGATGACATTGTCGAGATGGTCGACAACCTGGCTCTCACACTCAGGTACTGCATCAGCGGCCGGGATGTGGTCCAGGCAAGTGAGGAGCTACGGCATATTGAGCGTTATCTGGCGCTGCAGAAAGCCCGTTTCGGCACCCGGATGCAAGTGGTGTATGACTGGGAGGAGAGCCTGAAGGAGCTGCGGATTCCTAAGCTGTCGATTCAGACGCTGGTAGAGAACTGCATTAAGCATGCGCTTGAGAAAGTATCCAGCACAATTACGATCCGGATTGAGGCGCATATTACACCGGCTTACAGTGTTATTTCGGTTGTGGACAACGGGCCGGGAATCAGCGCGGAGCGTCTGGAAGAGGTGCTGAGCTCGCTGCAGATCCAGTGGGAGGAGCTTGGCGGAGATACTGCTGAGGATGGCGGGCATGAAAGCATCGGGCTGAAAAATTTAAACACACGCCTGAAACTTCTGTATGGAGAAGAAGCGGGCCTGGTGATTACAAGTGACGGGAATGGTACAACAATGGATATGCGATTACCGCGGGGAGGCCTTGGACAACATGTATAA
- a CDS encoding carbohydrate ABC transporter permease translates to MKTNNKSGKIILEVVLVLLSLLFLYPLFLTIINSFKSFSEVMTDVIALPKHITFANYSYVWEFINYPRLFLNNFIITALGLLGIVFVSSIAAYKLARTKTRWSGVIYFLCIMPMLIPFQSIMLTVLQTAKNLNLSESTWGLGLLYWGFGAPLAVFIYHGFVKGIPLEIDESATIDGASGFRLFFSVIFPLLKSVTTTIIIIDVMWIWNDFLLPLLMVNGSPDTKTLTLAAYTFVGQYTSDWQYAMTAMVMAVLPSIVVFIFLQKYIVKGVVAGAVKG, encoded by the coding sequence ATGAAAACAAACAATAAATCAGGAAAAATAATTCTAGAGGTCGTTCTCGTCCTCCTCTCCCTTCTGTTCCTGTATCCGCTGTTTCTGACCATCATCAACTCGTTCAAAAGCTTCAGCGAGGTGATGACCGATGTTATTGCTCTGCCTAAGCATATTACCTTTGCCAACTACTCTTATGTATGGGAATTTATTAACTATCCGCGGCTGTTCCTGAACAACTTCATCATCACGGCACTGGGTCTGCTGGGGATCGTATTCGTCTCCTCTATCGCAGCTTACAAACTGGCGCGGACCAAGACCAGATGGAGCGGGGTTATCTATTTCCTCTGTATTATGCCGATGCTGATTCCGTTCCAGTCCATCATGCTTACTGTACTGCAGACAGCCAAGAACCTGAACCTGTCTGAGAGCACATGGGGTCTGGGACTGCTCTACTGGGGCTTCGGCGCTCCGCTCGCGGTGTTTATCTACCACGGCTTTGTCAAAGGGATTCCGCTGGAAATCGATGAAAGCGCCACGATCGACGGGGCTTCCGGCTTCCGCCTGTTCTTCAGCGTGATCTTCCCGCTGCTGAAATCGGTGACGACCACCATCATTATCATTGACGTGATGTGGATCTGGAATGACTTCCTGCTCCCGCTGCTCATGGTCAATGGCTCACCGGACACGAAGACGCTGACACTCGCTGCCTATACGTTCGTAGGCCAATACACCTCGGACTGGCAATATGCGATGACGGCCATGGTTATGGCGGTACTGCCATCTATC
- a CDS encoding carbohydrate ABC transporter permease has protein sequence MLKSLGRKWREKTEFGLFTLPVLICIAVAFYVPFIMTIRYSMTKWNGISKHPKFVGLDNFKQIFTGDTNFSDSAWFTIKYAVLYIIIVNVLAILLAVLLDMKLKSTSWLRAAFFIPYILSLVIVGFIWKFIFMQGFNSLGDSTGWSIFGLSWLGTPGLAFISILGVSIWQSIGFYLVIYIAGLQSVPEDLKEAATVDGAGPLRRFFSITLPLLAPSITISVFMALTNSIKVFDVILSLTGGGPGGTTYSIAYDIYRDTFQNNLYGYGTAKALILFIAVLIVTVIQLTFFKRREVEA, from the coding sequence ATGTTAAAATCACTCGGCAGAAAATGGCGCGAGAAAACGGAATTCGGGCTCTTCACCCTCCCCGTTCTCATCTGTATCGCTGTAGCCTTCTACGTCCCGTTTATCATGACCATCCGCTATTCGATGACCAAATGGAACGGAATTTCCAAACATCCTAAGTTTGTGGGCTTGGACAATTTCAAGCAGATTTTTACCGGGGATACCAATTTCTCTGATTCCGCCTGGTTCACAATTAAATATGCGGTACTCTATATCATTATCGTCAATGTGCTGGCTATTCTGCTCGCCGTGCTGCTTGATATGAAGCTGAAATCCACCTCCTGGCTAAGAGCGGCATTCTTCATTCCTTATATTCTCAGCTTGGTTATTGTCGGCTTCATCTGGAAATTCATCTTCATGCAAGGCTTCAACTCACTTGGTGACAGCACCGGCTGGTCCATCTTCGGACTAAGCTGGCTGGGAACGCCGGGACTGGCCTTCATCTCTATATTAGGTGTATCCATCTGGCAATCCATCGGGTTCTATCTCGTTATCTATATTGCAGGACTGCAGTCGGTGCCGGAAGACCTCAAGGAAGCCGCTACGGTGGACGGAGCCGGACCGCTCAGACGTTTCTTCAGCATTACCCTGCCGCTGCTTGCACCGTCAATCACCATTTCAGTATTCATGGCGCTGACCAACTCCATCAAGGTATTCGACGTAATTCTGTCACTGACCGGCGGCGGTCCCGGAGGAACTACCTACAGTATCGCCTACGATATTTACCGTGACACATTCCAGAACAATCTGTACGGCTACGGTACGGCAAAAGCGCTCATTCTGTTCATCGCAGTGCTGATCGTGACGGTCATTCAGCTTACGTTCTTCAAACGAAGAGAGGTTGAGGCATAA